A stretch of the Moritella sp. Urea-trap-13 genome encodes the following:
- a CDS encoding YeeE/YedE thiosulfate transporter family protein, with protein MLFIITLILIACLGYLAQTTGLCMVKGVNQAAKGKPMFLAAILLSGTFAWLPLLIANVTLDHSSLASHQATWFSAIGGLLFGFGAAVNQGCGVSTVSRLTRGDMAMMVTIFGWLTGWVLLASFIDKVESDVYILPPSMHFMGMALLSILLVVALFRFNNDNKKLWLSMLSIGMMASIVFLYEPHWTPSGLLKDISLFVWYGNEQQWPSAERFLLILSLVMGMLIAAIFTRSFVFKWMTIRQVVKHLSAGILMGMGAVLANGGNDTQLLLALPAFSPAGLVAVLCMLLGIYLGGVVSNMTVLKVN; from the coding sequence GTGTTATTTATTATTACACTGATTTTAATTGCCTGCCTTGGTTATTTAGCGCAAACAACAGGGTTATGTATGGTCAAAGGCGTTAATCAAGCAGCTAAAGGCAAACCGATGTTTTTAGCCGCTATTCTACTCAGTGGCACATTTGCCTGGTTGCCTTTATTGATCGCTAACGTGACCTTGGATCACAGCTCGTTAGCCTCACACCAAGCTACCTGGTTTTCGGCTATTGGTGGGTTATTATTTGGTTTTGGCGCGGCAGTAAATCAGGGTTGTGGTGTATCGACCGTTAGCCGCCTGACACGTGGAGATATGGCGATGATGGTGACAATTTTTGGCTGGTTAACAGGCTGGGTTTTGCTTGCCTCATTTATTGATAAAGTTGAAAGCGATGTTTATATCCTGCCGCCAAGTATGCATTTTATGGGAATGGCGTTATTGTCGATATTGTTAGTTGTCGCCTTGTTTCGTTTCAATAACGATAATAAAAAACTGTGGTTGTCGATGTTAAGTATTGGCATGATGGCGAGCATAGTATTTTTGTATGAGCCACACTGGACGCCAAGCGGGCTACTTAAAGATATTAGTTTGTTCGTGTGGTACGGAAATGAGCAACAATGGCCGTCAGCAGAGCGATTTTTATTGATACTTAGTTTGGTCATGGGAATGCTGATTGCCGCTATTTTTACTCGCTCATTTGTTTTCAAATGGATGACGATAAGACAAGTAGTTAAACATTTATCAGCAGGAATACTGATGGGTATGGGCGCAGTTCTGGCCAATGGTGGTAACGATACGCAGTTGTTGTTAGCTTTACCGGCATTTTCACCAGCTGGGCTAGTTGCTGTGCTTTGTATGCTTCTTGGTATTTATCTCGGTGGTGTCGTGTCTAACATGACTGTGTTGAAAGTTAATTAA
- a CDS encoding LysR family transcriptional regulator, translating to MDRLTAMRSFIEVANTASFTKAAENLGLSRLQVSRHVQEVESWLQQRLLHRTTRKVSLTVAGEETLRRCEWILHETAELEARALYQSQHLSGTIRISSPVGLAQGLLLDVINDFTKVNPDVTIDILASDSFSQLVDERIDIALRYTSQPDENLIARKLMAIDSVICASPTYLKSHSTPNEPNDLRDHNCFIHMGGATWDFIRDNHHYSVVVKGNIKANNLVTLSRSAIRGTGIVRLPCDLANPLISSGQLIPLLTEYAIPNSSLWAVYLSRSYQQPVVRQFIDYVAKCWDNDIKLINL from the coding sequence ATGGATCGATTAACAGCAATGCGCAGTTTTATTGAAGTAGCGAATACGGCTAGCTTTACCAAAGCTGCAGAGAACTTAGGACTGAGTCGTTTGCAAGTTTCACGGCATGTTCAGGAGGTTGAATCATGGCTGCAACAGCGATTGTTGCATCGAACCACACGTAAGGTGAGCTTAACGGTAGCAGGTGAAGAGACGTTAAGGCGTTGTGAGTGGATATTGCACGAGACTGCCGAATTAGAAGCCAGAGCCTTGTACCAATCCCAACATTTATCGGGAACCATTCGAATCTCATCACCAGTAGGTCTAGCGCAAGGATTACTGCTTGATGTCATTAATGATTTCACTAAGGTAAACCCAGATGTCACAATTGACATTTTAGCATCAGATAGCTTTTCCCAGCTCGTTGATGAGCGTATTGATATCGCTCTGCGCTATACGAGTCAACCGGATGAAAATTTGATCGCCAGAAAATTGATGGCGATTGACTCTGTAATATGTGCTTCTCCAACTTACTTGAAATCACATTCGACACCGAATGAGCCGAATGATCTGCGCGATCACAATTGTTTCATCCATATGGGGGGAGCAACGTGGGACTTTATTCGAGACAATCATCATTACTCGGTAGTCGTTAAAGGCAATATTAAAGCGAATAACTTGGTTACGCTTTCCCGATCTGCGATCCGTGGTACCGGCATTGTGCGTTTACCTTGTGATCTAGCTAATCCTTTGATCAGCAGTGGTCAGCTTATTCCTTTGTTAACCGAATATGCAATTCCAAATAGTTCTCTGTGGGCGGTTTATTTGTCGAGGAGTTACCAGCAGCCAGTCGTTCGCCAGTTCATTGATTATGTGGCGAAGTGCTGGGATAACGATATCAAGCTGATTAATTTGTAA